The Bacteroidales bacterium genome contains a region encoding:
- a CDS encoding gliding motility-associated C-terminal domain-containing protein, translating into MLSVLTVLLYSQDRKISGIINEYKKVTAIGPGLNNITLADVGNIAQFDTVLLIQMKGSIIYVPETGSYGSYRESIGASGKYEFLIVQSVNPGTKVVDFTNPILNTYDINGLVQLVTVPSYPSATVKGTLTCQPWDSISKTGGVLTMIVGRNLALNANIDVSGKGFYGGAVPATPSSGICLGTATYDNFSYPNSYLNSGFKGESHVTRAWLDLSNIPSIYPTYAKGKGNNFTSGGGGSGRYSGGGGGSNYGLGGKGGKEMASCTPLPGEGGLGGKTVDNTDLEGFLFLGSGGGGSTYESAPTASAGGRGGGIIIIMCETLKGKGKIISADGAQPGTTASGNAGAGGGGGGGSIALYQQSFSTPLDSSLLTISAKGGKGGNTSNLYGEGGGGGGGFILTNNPTDPGNVTKTTAGGIGGTRSNATTGSSGTAGMSVTTFAPTLNGFLFNTIKSEVTGNLIDSICSNVPFGNILGTKPVGGVEGSGYHYQWQSSTLASPVDADYVAAAGVNDQQNYSPGLLTQTTWFRRVVTDNGTPLVLTDKSTPIKIIVQQAITGNLVGKDTTICYNQNPLPLVPLNAGPSNGSSKNYYLYKWIQNTTNTNWNTSPDATGTFNKASYDPPALTITGPNYYQRVVTSGRCISYSSTVTITVLPLITGNITARPDSVICEGSLFNNLGASAPGGGDLVTYKYQWQDSITSSVWKPAVGLNTATGYIPDTSTFSVVENRYIRRVVFSGPDSVCKSKSVPILLTRYHKIKSNSIASDQTICSGTSPVPLTGTIPIQGKSGSYTYIWQDSIKNGVWTNRGVTDFTHAPGNLTDTTWYRRIVNSSKCTNASLPIRVNVHKPIASNTISVLAGGLTDTIICNGQTPHLLKGSIPTGGTNIPGSYIYQWKFSTDNVTYNTVATAGTTTNYQPPALTATTYYKREVTSGTCSLLSSAITIQVLPLITNNTISANQTICYNTVPTQLTGTAPADGAGPGSYTYYWEQSSDGGTTWSVISGAVSPDYSPPALTIPMKYRRTVTSGLSGCCTNISNIVTISQYPPLPTGKITNIADTSICGGLQVLLKVELTGVSPWKVTYKENSVDSPIMPATTAKTTFTVTPATVSTLDVYSYSVAKVEDANGCIATSLTGTKKANVYHVPKANITMNDSIVCGPVIDLKATPSYGTGLWKYPAAVVTSTANGPTVTATIDDIYVDGKIKHNFTWEETNWNCKSQDVIGITFYRKIASVEAGLNTTLYSFDNIFSMSASPPEPWETGLWSVLSGSGDFDNSTLYNTKVLNLDPDVTNSFKWYVENGECNAEDIVNIDVDDIFIPEGFSPDGNGVNDIFEVKGLDLDNQDAELKIVNGAGSEVFSTAYRSGQDKKVWKPWDGKNSNGYDLPEGTYYYLLKLTSLGNGKVFKKSGFIILKRY; encoded by the coding sequence ATGCTTTCAGTGTTAACGGTTTTGCTTTATTCGCAGGACCGGAAAATCAGTGGGATAATTAATGAATACAAAAAAGTAACAGCAATAGGGCCAGGGTTAAATAATATAACTCTTGCAGATGTGGGGAATATCGCTCAATTCGATACTGTGCTTCTTATTCAAATGAAAGGATCGATAATCTATGTGCCTGAGACAGGATCATATGGCTCATACAGAGAATCCATTGGTGCTTCAGGAAAATATGAGTTTCTTATCGTACAATCTGTAAATCCAGGGACCAAGGTTGTTGATTTCACCAATCCGATTCTCAACACTTATGACATTAATGGTTTGGTTCAGCTGGTAACAGTTCCTTCTTATCCCTCAGCTACTGTTAAGGGAACACTTACGTGTCAGCCGTGGGACAGCATAAGTAAAACAGGGGGTGTTCTGACTATGATAGTCGGAAGAAATCTTGCCCTTAATGCAAATATAGATGTTTCCGGAAAAGGTTTCTATGGAGGGGCCGTTCCAGCAACTCCTTCATCCGGAATTTGTTTAGGCACCGCAACATATGATAATTTCAGCTATCCGAATAGTTACCTGAATTCAGGATTTAAAGGTGAAAGCCATGTGACAAGAGCCTGGCTTGATCTGTCAAACATTCCATCAATCTACCCCACTTATGCCAAAGGTAAAGGTAATAATTTTACAAGTGGAGGTGGTGGAAGTGGAAGATATTCAGGTGGAGGTGGTGGTTCAAATTATGGTTTGGGAGGTAAGGGTGGAAAAGAAATGGCTTCGTGCACACCTCTTCCGGGTGAGGGAGGACTTGGAGGTAAAACAGTTGATAACACAGATCTTGAAGGATTTCTCTTCCTGGGAAGCGGAGGTGGCGGATCGACTTATGAATCGGCACCTACAGCTTCAGCAGGTGGCAGAGGCGGAGGGATCATAATAATAATGTGTGAGACTTTAAAGGGTAAGGGTAAAATAATTTCAGCTGACGGAGCACAGCCGGGAACAACTGCTTCAGGTAATGCCGGTGCCGGTGGTGGTGGTGGCGGCGGATCAATTGCATTATATCAGCAGAGCTTTTCAACTCCTCTCGATAGCTCCCTTTTGACAATATCTGCAAAAGGTGGGAAAGGTGGTAATACATCAAATCTTTATGGAGAGGGCGGAGGTGGAGGCGGTGGTTTTATTCTAACTAACAATCCAACCGATCCGGGAAATGTTACCAAGACCACTGCAGGAGGAATAGGAGGTACAAGATCAAATGCAACAACAGGTTCATCAGGAACGGCAGGTATGTCAGTGACAACCTTTGCCCCTACACTGAACGGATTCCTTTTTAATACTATTAAATCAGAAGTCACAGGTAATCTTATTGATTCAATATGTTCGAATGTTCCATTCGGAAACATACTCGGTACAAAGCCTGTTGGAGGAGTAGAAGGTTCCGGTTATCATTATCAATGGCAAAGCAGTACTCTTGCATCTCCTGTTGATGCTGATTATGTTGCAGCAGCTGGCGTAAATGATCAACAGAATTATTCCCCCGGGTTATTGACACAGACAACATGGTTCAGAAGAGTTGTTACTGATAATGGTACACCACTGGTTCTGACTGATAAAAGTACACCCATTAAAATTATTGTCCAGCAGGCAATTACCGGAAACTTAGTCGGAAAGGATACAACAATTTGCTATAATCAGAATCCTCTTCCCCTGGTGCCTCTCAATGCTGGTCCTTCAAATGGGAGCAGTAAAAATTATTACTTATATAAGTGGATTCAGAATACAACAAATACAAACTGGAATACATCACCTGATGCGACCGGAACATTCAATAAAGCTTCTTATGATCCTCCTGCTCTTACGATTACAGGACCAAATTATTATCAGAGAGTAGTTACATCAGGAAGGTGCATCAGCTACAGTTCAACAGTGACAATCACTGTTCTTCCATTGATTACCGGTAACATAACTGCCCGTCCTGATTCGGTAATCTGTGAAGGAAGCTTATTCAATAATCTTGGTGCCTCTGCCCCGGGGGGAGGAGATCTTGTGACTTATAAGTACCAATGGCAGGACAGTATTACTTCTTCGGTCTGGAAGCCGGCTGTAGGACTGAATACAGCGACTGGTTATATCCCTGATACCTCAACTTTTAGTGTTGTTGAAAACAGGTACATTAGAAGGGTTGTTTTTTCCGGACCAGATAGTGTTTGTAAAAGTAAAAGTGTCCCTATCCTTTTGACACGGTACCATAAGATTAAAAGTAACTCAATTGCTTCTGATCAGACTATTTGCTCAGGTACTTCACCTGTTCCATTAACAGGGACTATTCCAATTCAGGGAAAATCGGGAAGTTATACATATATCTGGCAGGACAGTATTAAAAATGGTGTATGGACAAATCGGGGAGTTACCGATTTTACCCATGCGCCGGGTAATCTTACGGATACAACATGGTACAGACGAATAGTAAACTCATCGAAATGTACAAACGCCAGTCTCCCGATAAGAGTTAATGTACATAAACCGATAGCATCTAATACTATTTCGGTACTTGCAGGTGGCCTTACCGACACAATAATCTGCAACGGACAGACACCTCATCTTCTCAAAGGTTCAATTCCAACCGGCGGGACAAATATTCCGGGGAGCTATATCTACCAGTGGAAATTTTCTACTGATAATGTAACTTATAACACTGTTGCAACCGCAGGAACAACAACGAATTATCAGCCTCCGGCACTTACTGCGACTACATATTATAAACGGGAAGTAACTTCAGGTACATGCTCACTCTTAAGCAGTGCTATTACAATACAAGTTCTTCCGTTAATAACAAATAATACAATTTCAGCAAATCAGACAATCTGCTACAATACTGTTCCAACCCAGCTTACAGGTACAGCTCCTGCAGATGGAGCCGGCCCCGGGTCCTATACTTATTACTGGGAACAGAGTTCAGATGGGGGGACAACCTGGTCGGTAATTTCCGGAGCTGTTTCACCGGATTATTCTCCACCGGCACTTACAATACCTATGAAGTACAGAAGAACCGTGACTTCAGGATTAAGTGGCTGTTGCACAAATATTTCCAACATTGTTACAATTTCACAATACCCGCCTTTGCCAACAGGAAAAATTACAAATATTGCAGATACTTCGATTTGCGGCGGATTGCAGGTTCTTCTTAAGGTTGAACTGACAGGTGTCTCACCATGGAAAGTTACTTATAAGGAAAACAGTGTCGACAGTCCGATAATGCCGGCTACGACTGCAAAAACAACTTTTACGGTAACTCCCGCAACAGTTTCTACCCTTGATGTATATTCTTATTCGGTTGCCAAAGTTGAGGATGCAAACGGCTGTATTGCAACCAGTCTGACTGGTACGAAGAAGGCAAATGTTTATCATGTTCCGAAGGCAAACATTACAATGAATGATTCTATTGTTTGCGGTCCGGTTATCGATCTTAAAGCTACCCCTTCATACGGAACAGGACTCTGGAAATATCCGGCAGCAGTTGTTACATCCACAGCTAATGGTCCAACTGTTACAGCTACTATTGATGATATTTATGTTGATGGGAAAATCAAGCACAATTTCACATGGGAGGAGACAAACTGGAACTGTAAGAGTCAGGATGTTATAGGTATAACATTCTATAGGAAAATTGCCTCTGTTGAAGCAGGACTAAATACAACACTTTACTCATTTGACAATATATTTTCTATGTCGGCATCACCCCCTGAACCTTGGGAAACAGGGTTATGGAGTGTTCTCAGCGGAAGTGGTGACTTCGATAATTCAACCCTTTATAACACGAAGGTACTTAATCTTGACCCTGATGTTACTAACAGCTTCAAATGGTATGTTGAGAATGGCGAGTGTAATGCTGAAGATATTGTTAATATTGACGTTGATGATATATTTATTCCTGAAGGATTTTCTCCTGATGGTAATGGTGTGAATGACATTTTTGAGGTAAAGGGCTTAGATCTTGATAATCAGGATGCAGAGCTAAAAATTGTAAATGGAGCAGGATCGGAAGTCTTTTCGACAGCTTACAGGTCAGGGCAGGATAAGAAAGTCTGGAAACCATGGGATGGGAAGAACTCAAATGGTTACGACCTTCCTGAAGGAACATATTATTATTTATTAAAACTGACTTCGCTCGGAAACGGGAAAGTATTTAAAAAGAGCGGGTTTATTATTCTTAAAAGGTATTGA
- a CDS encoding SpoIIE family protein phosphatase codes for MKFNNILKSFSVTIACLLLFPVILNSQTYSFRNYSGENIPNKFIYTISQSTDGFLWVGTGGGIFRFDGYDFFPVVYPDSVFSRNPTVSFKDKKGTLWFGSNDGKLYFNRDGGLVSLNVENSRSISEILQGQDGLIYIVPQGRAVISVNPEKPDEIKKYEITSDRVMFSATLTASDELLIGSQGYIMACKLVNDSLIVKDIIEGFDYSSVTSIHRTDDDSRFIVGTEDNGLFQLRITQGGNQVTRFREHPEWSDLRVKVISEDSENNIWVSTLDRGVIQFKYSANFENIESVHLYNKETGLSSDDIRLTYQDAEGNIWFGLFGGGISMLTSYAFEYYTPDMSVSENNIIYINKLNSNYILGTPVGFHQFDPVRGKFISFTNITRQLGGTMITSYHLDKENNLWIGTDGNGLYVRNSAGNVRLFHRSGDSGADNIKDIEVDGNNIWLATINGVFVLDIKTARVKGVFNNSDGVLPHNSINKILISSDGKAYIGTESEQLYMIDRQLNVSNSNGVLSGSVINKVLSFTEGKDGVIWASTNGNGIFGCKNDSVSPVDRTNGLMSNYCYSILADSKNNIWTGHEKGFSRFDPATGVVNVFGADFAKGGVCNPDAMFESSDNKIFIGTTEGLIIYDSQKDRKSKVPPFNNITSVIINDKVYSYQKSYVLPYARYKIIVNYTGINFSAPDKVYYSTYLENWDSDWSKMTVSREETYNLRDGRYKFSVISVNENNLSQDLPVTFEIIIASPWWRKWWSILSAIILVAGTIIIIVRERDKAQKKIQDYLEKELDARTSVVMKQKGEIELQNIEITDSINYAKRIQSSILPDITKLKESFKDAFILFHPRDIVSGDFYWFDKLDDERFVLVCADSTGHGVPGAFMSMIGSTLLQDIVTRKRISKPSEILGLLDKQIFSTLNQNVELGVSNDGMDMVVCEFNLKTRHIRFASAMRPVIIVLDNEPFYIKGNRSSVGGESAIDKYFDDQEYYLSEGDTIYLFSDGLPDQFGGIDGKKMKIARLKRILEQVSKLPMSEQKEALSKFYYDWKGEYDQVDDVLLMGVRV; via the coding sequence ATGAAATTTAATAATATCCTGAAATCATTCAGCGTCACTATTGCGTGTCTGCTTTTGTTTCCTGTGATATTAAACAGCCAGACTTATAGTTTCAGAAATTACAGTGGGGAGAATATTCCAAATAAATTTATCTACACCATAAGTCAATCTACAGATGGGTTTCTCTGGGTAGGAACAGGAGGAGGCATTTTCAGATTCGACGGTTATGATTTCTTCCCTGTGGTTTATCCCGACTCTGTGTTTAGCAGAAATCCCACAGTCAGTTTTAAAGATAAAAAGGGGACTCTTTGGTTTGGCTCAAATGACGGGAAGCTTTACTTTAACAGAGATGGAGGACTGGTTTCTTTAAATGTTGAAAATTCAAGAAGTATAAGTGAGATACTTCAGGGACAAGATGGCCTTATATATATTGTTCCACAGGGGAGAGCTGTTATATCTGTAAATCCGGAAAAACCGGACGAAATAAAAAAATATGAAATCACTTCTGACAGGGTAATGTTTTCTGCCACTCTTACTGCATCAGACGAGTTGCTTATTGGTTCCCAGGGTTACATTATGGCATGTAAGTTAGTAAATGATTCATTAATAGTAAAGGATATTATTGAAGGCTTTGACTATTCAAGTGTTACCTCGATCCACAGAACAGATGATGACTCAAGATTTATAGTTGGTACTGAAGATAACGGTCTGTTTCAGCTGAGGATTACTCAGGGTGGCAACCAGGTCACAAGGTTCAGGGAACATCCGGAATGGTCTGATCTTCGTGTAAAAGTTATATCTGAAGATTCAGAAAATAATATCTGGGTCTCCACTCTTGACAGGGGAGTGATACAGTTTAAATATTCTGCAAATTTCGAGAACATTGAGTCTGTGCATCTTTATAATAAGGAAACCGGACTAAGTTCGGATGATATAAGATTAACTTATCAGGATGCAGAAGGAAATATCTGGTTCGGTCTGTTTGGAGGAGGGATTTCAATGCTTACTTCTTATGCATTTGAGTATTATACTCCCGATATGTCAGTCTCAGAAAACAACATCATTTACATCAATAAATTAAATAGTAATTACATTCTCGGAACACCAGTAGGATTTCATCAGTTCGATCCTGTTAGGGGTAAATTTATTTCTTTTACAAATATCACTCGTCAATTGGGAGGAACGATGATTACATCCTATCACCTTGACAAAGAAAATAATCTCTGGATAGGAACTGACGGCAACGGATTGTATGTCAGGAATAGTGCAGGAAATGTGAGATTGTTCCACCGATCAGGTGATTCAGGTGCTGATAATATTAAAGATATCGAAGTGGATGGTAATAATATTTGGCTTGCAACAATTAATGGAGTATTTGTACTTGATATTAAAACAGCACGTGTTAAAGGTGTATTTAACAACTCTGACGGCGTTCTACCACATAACAGCATAAATAAAATTCTTATTTCTTCTGATGGAAAAGCATATATCGGCACTGAGAGTGAACAGCTTTATATGATTGACCGACAGTTAAATGTATCAAACAGTAACGGAGTATTGTCGGGAAGTGTCATCAATAAGGTTCTTTCTTTTACTGAAGGCAAGGACGGAGTTATCTGGGCATCTACTAATGGGAACGGGATATTCGGATGCAAAAATGATTCGGTTTCACCGGTTGACCGAACTAACGGTTTAATGTCAAATTATTGTTACAGCATTCTGGCTGATTCCAAAAATAATATCTGGACCGGGCATGAAAAGGGATTTTCGAGATTTGATCCTGCAACAGGTGTAGTGAATGTTTTTGGTGCAGATTTTGCAAAAGGAGGCGTATGCAACCCGGATGCAATGTTTGAGTCATCGGATAACAAGATCTTTATCGGTACCACAGAGGGTTTGATTATTTATGATAGTCAGAAGGACAGAAAAAGTAAGGTTCCTCCATTTAATAACATCACTTCAGTCATCATAAATGACAAAGTATATAGTTACCAGAAATCTTATGTTTTACCCTATGCCAGATATAAGATTATTGTAAACTATACCGGAATCAATTTCAGTGCCCCCGACAAAGTATACTACAGTACATACCTTGAAAATTGGGATTCTGACTGGAGTAAAATGACAGTTTCGCGCGAAGAGACTTATAACCTTAGAGATGGCAGATATAAGTTTAGTGTTATATCAGTTAATGAAAATAATCTGTCACAGGATCTTCCTGTTACTTTCGAAATTATAATAGCTAGCCCCTGGTGGAGAAAATGGTGGTCAATTCTTTCGGCGATAATCCTGGTTGCAGGTACGATTATAATAATTGTACGGGAGAGGGATAAAGCACAGAAAAAAATCCAGGACTATCTTGAAAAAGAGCTTGATGCCCGTACAAGTGTAGTTATGAAGCAAAAAGGCGAAATTGAACTTCAAAATATCGAGATAACCGATAGTATAAATTATGCGAAGAGAATTCAATCAAGTATACTTCCGGATATCACTAAACTTAAAGAATCATTCAAGGATGCATTTATACTTTTTCATCCGAGAGATATTGTAAGCGGCGACTTTTACTGGTTTGATAAGCTGGATGATGAGAGATTTGTACTTGTATGTGCAGATTCGACCGGACATGGTGTTCCGGGAGCATTTATGTCGATGATTGGGTCAACCCTGCTTCAGGATATTGTTACAAGAAAGAGAATCTCTAAACCTTCAGAAATCCTTGGTTTGCTTGATAAGCAGATCTTCTCTACACTTAACCAGAATGTTGAGCTTGGTGTCTCAAACGACGGAATGGATATGGTTGTTTGCGAATTCAACCTGAAAACCCGTCATATCAGATTTGCGTCGGCTATGCGTCCTGTTATTATAGTTCTTGATAATGAGCCATTTTATATAAAAGGCAACAGATCGTCAGTGGGTGGCGAGTCTGCGATTGACAAATACTTCGATGATCAGGAATACTACCTTAGCGAGGGCGATACAATTTATCTCTTCTCTGATGGTCTCCCCGATCAGTTTGGTGGTATTGACGGCAAAAAGATGAAGATAGCCAGACTTAAGAGAATTTTAGAGCAGGTTTCCAAGCTGCCTATGAGTGAACAGAAAGAGGCTTTGTCAAAATTCTATTATGACTGGAAGGGAGAATATGATCAGGTTGATGATGTACTGTTGATGGGAGTAAGAGTTTAA
- a CDS encoding PD40 domain-containing protein — translation MARRTLYIIVTILFVGLLPLDTGAQQLSLYKVKRMSFNSGAFSEISPVIVKDGIIFCSSRRFSTLKDRTTYDGRRLYNIYITEQKDTSEWSNPKEIKSERSSLFNNGPLSIAADGKTVYFTSEVETGKVAKKKNFKNHLGIFVADLSGTDLTSLRPFRYNSTEYEVAHPSISSDGKYLFFASDMPGGIGGSDIWYCEFINNDWSAPVNLGADVNSPGSENYPYMHPSGRLYFTSSRPGGLGNLDVYYTSLYYGKWDAPVHLPSPINSAADDFAFVAGENLQAGYFATNRENSDDIFRFASTIIRKASCDTLLENSFCFRFLEENAVKYDTIPFRYEWNFGDGDKANGAMVEHCYKGPGTYIVKLDVVNLITKEVLSDEKADTLVLTDFEQPYITVPDRIIAGQSIRLSAANTNLPGWNIAQYYWNFDDESADIGKEVDKTYMKPGRYNVQLIVTTEPEPGGMTREACVSKNINVLRQP, via the coding sequence ATGGCCAGAAGAACATTATATATAATTGTAACAATTCTCTTCGTTGGGCTCCTTCCATTGGATACCGGTGCACAGCAGCTTTCGCTGTACAAAGTCAAAAGGATGTCATTCAATTCCGGTGCTTTCAGCGAGATCTCTCCGGTAATTGTAAAGGATGGGATTATTTTCTGCTCAAGCAGGCGTTTCAGTACATTGAAAGACCGGACAACATATGACGGCAGAAGACTCTATAACATATATATTACTGAACAGAAAGACACCTCTGAGTGGAGTAATCCAAAAGAGATAAAAAGTGAGAGGAGCTCCTTATTCAATAATGGTCCTCTGAGTATAGCTGCTGATGGTAAAACTGTCTATTTTACAAGTGAGGTTGAAACAGGAAAGGTTGCAAAGAAGAAGAATTTTAAGAATCACCTGGGCATATTCGTTGCCGACCTTTCAGGAACTGATCTCACATCATTGCGACCTTTCAGGTATAATAGTACTGAATATGAAGTTGCCCATCCATCAATAAGCAGCGACGGGAAATATCTCTTTTTTGCATCTGATATGCCCGGAGGCATCGGAGGTTCTGATATATGGTATTGTGAATTTATTAACAATGACTGGTCTGCCCCGGTTAATCTTGGTGCTGACGTTAATTCCCCGGGAAGTGAGAATTATCCGTACATGCATCCCTCCGGAAGACTCTACTTTACATCTTCAAGGCCCGGAGGACTAGGTAACCTGGATGTCTACTATACATCTCTTTATTATGGTAAATGGGATGCTCCGGTACATTTGCCATCTCCGATAAATTCTGCGGCCGATGATTTTGCTTTTGTTGCCGGAGAGAATTTACAGGCAGGTTACTTTGCCACTAACAGGGAGAATAGTGATGATATTTTCAGATTTGCTTCAACAATAATCAGAAAAGCCTCATGTGATACACTTCTTGAAAACAGTTTTTGCTTCAGGTTCCTCGAGGAGAATGCTGTTAAATATGATACAATTCCATTCCGTTATGAATGGAACTTCGGTGATGGAGATAAAGCCAATGGTGCAATGGTGGAACATTGTTATAAAGGGCCGGGTACATATATTGTTAAACTTGATGTAGTGAACCTTATAACAAAAGAAGTGTTATCTGATGAGAAGGCAGATACCCTGGTACTGACTGATTTTGAACAACCATATATTACAGTGCCTGACAGAATTATTGCAGGACAGAGTATCAGATTGAGTGCGGCCAATACTAATTTACCGGGATGGAACATTGCCCAGTATTACTGGAATTTTGATGACGAGTCAGCTGATATTGGCAAGGAAGTTGATAAGACCTATATGAAGCCGGGGAGGTACAATGTTCAGCTAATTGTCACAACTGAACCTGAGCCGGGAGGAATGACCAGGGAGGCATGTGTCTCGAAAAATATTAATGTGTTGCGGCAGCCCTGA
- a CDS encoding type IX secretion system membrane protein PorP/SprF, producing MNKIKFLFFFLFFYSFTIVPGQAVPDTNGISLGYPVYSQYLQNGLMINPAYTGSRGALSSFLSYRMQWMGTPGAPVIQSVSLHTPLKNDKVALGLMAQFMQFGYTKSTSIYGDYAYHIRMGKGKLSFGLKGGVDISNTDYSGIDLTDPNDDVFIKNDRPYNLFNVGAGVYYFSEKIFAGASIPQFLSYRKTDAGDVQAFHSFNEYDIIFSAGGLITFSQFFKFKPSVLIDYSLQNTKKLTQFDINGNFILGDLIWLGGSYRTSEEVAVGILQVQVNQKLMFGFSYDYPVGRMNSYSKGSSEFILRYEFGSKVSAANPRYF from the coding sequence ATGAACAAAATAAAATTTTTATTCTTCTTTTTGTTCTTCTATTCATTCACAATTGTTCCTGGTCAGGCAGTGCCTGATACCAATGGGATAAGCCTTGGATATCCCGTTTACAGCCAGTATCTGCAGAACGGACTTATGATTAACCCTGCCTATACAGGTAGTCGTGGCGCCCTGAGTTCATTTTTATCATACAGGATGCAGTGGATGGGCACTCCGGGAGCTCCGGTCATTCAGTCTGTCTCACTTCATACCCCGTTGAAAAATGACAAGGTGGCACTGGGGCTGATGGCGCAGTTTATGCAATTCGGATATACAAAGTCAACAAGTATTTATGGAGATTATGCATATCATATCCGTATGGGTAAAGGTAAGTTGTCTTTCGGACTGAAAGGCGGTGTTGATATTTCAAATACTGATTATTCAGGAATAGATCTTACTGATCCAAATGATGATGTATTTATAAAGAATGACAGACCATACAATCTTTTTAATGTTGGCGCAGGAGTCTATTACTTTAGTGAGAAAATATTTGCCGGGGCATCTATTCCGCAGTTTCTGAGTTACAGAAAGACCGACGCAGGGGATGTTCAGGCTTTTCATAGCTTTAATGAATATGATATCATTTTTTCAGCAGGCGGACTAATTACTTTTTCACAATTCTTTAAGTTCAAGCCATCTGTGCTGATTGATTATTCACTTCAGAACACAAAGAAACTCACACAGTTTGATATAAACGGTAATTTCATTTTAGGTGATTTAATCTGGCTTGGCGGCTCTTACAGAACATCGGAAGAGGTTGCTGTTGGCATACTCCAGGTGCAGGTTAATCAGAAACTTATGTTCGGATTTTCTTACGATTACCCTGTCGGGAGAATGAACTCATATTCAAAAGGATCAAGTGAATTCATTTTGCGTTACGAATTCGGCTCAAAGGTTAGTGCTGCAAATCCGAGGTATTTTTAA
- the der gene encoding ribosome biogenesis GTPase Der — MSKIVAIVGRPNVGKSTLFNRLTDSREAIVDEVSGVTRDRNYGVSFWNGVDFSVIDTGGYVQNSDDIFEEEINKQVLLAIEEADVILFMVDVTTGIHEMDTAVSSMLRRVDKKVILVVNKVDNGERLMDATEFYNLGLGDYFPLSSMNGGGTGELLDEVVKHLPAEEPSVLPELPRIAIVGRPNVGKSSLVNSLLGEERNIVTPLAGTTRDSIYTRYNKFHHDFLLVDTAGLRKKGKVSEDIEFYSVMRAVKTIENSDICLLLIDATRGLESQDLNIMSLIQKNNKGMIVLVNKWDLIEKENNATVQIERDIREKTAPFTDYPILFISAINKQRIHKVLELIEQVNQNRNRKISTSELNEVMLQVIKNNPPPALKGKYVKIKYVTQLPIYTPAFAFFCNLPQYVKDPYKRYLENRLREKFEFTGVPVRIFFRKK; from the coding sequence ATGAGTAAAATAGTTGCAATAGTAGGCAGACCAAATGTTGGGAAATCAACACTTTTCAACAGGCTTACCGATTCGAGGGAAGCTATCGTTGATGAGGTGAGTGGTGTAACCAGAGACAGGAATTATGGTGTGTCATTCTGGAATGGAGTTGATTTTTCAGTCATCGATACCGGAGGGTATGTGCAGAACTCCGACGACATATTTGAGGAAGAGATAAACAAACAGGTACTGCTGGCAATAGAAGAAGCAGACGTTATACTTTTCATGGTTGATGTCACTACAGGAATACATGAAATGGATACTGCAGTATCTTCAATGCTCCGGAGGGTAGATAAAAAAGTTATACTTGTTGTAAACAAGGTTGACAATGGTGAACGTCTGATGGATGCCACCGAATTCTATAACCTCGGACTGGGTGATTATTTTCCTCTCAGTTCAATGAACGGAGGCGGAACAGGAGAACTTCTTGACGAAGTTGTTAAGCATCTTCCAGCTGAAGAACCATCTGTCCTTCCTGAACTTCCAAGGATAGCAATTGTAGGAAGACCCAATGTGGGAAAATCATCACTTGTTAACTCACTGTTAGGTGAAGAGAGAAATATTGTTACTCCACTTGCCGGAACAACAAGAGATTCAATCTACACCAGGTATAATAAATTCCATCATGATTTTCTGCTGGTGGATACCGCAGGATTACGAAAAAAGGGCAAGGTTAGTGAGGATATTGAATTTTATTCAGTAATGAGGGCGGTTAAAACAATAGAGAATTCTGATATCTGCCTTCTTCTTATTGATGCAACCAGAGGATTAGAGTCACAGGATCTTAATATCATGTCGCTTATTCAGAAGAATAACAAGGGTATGATAGTCCTTGTAAATAAGTGGGACCTTATTGAAAAAGAGAATAATGCAACAGTCCAGATAGAGAGGGATATCAGAGAGAAAACAGCACCATTTACCGATTATCCGATACTCTTCATATCAGCAATTAACAAACAGAGAATTCATAAGGTACTGGAACTTATTGAACAGGTAAACCAGAACAGGAACAGGAAAATCAGTACTTCTGAGCTGAATGAGGTGATGCTTCAGGTAATAAAGAACAATCCACCTCCGGCATTAAAAGGGAAATATGTGAAGATCAAATATGTAACACAGCTTCCTATTTATACCCCGGCATTTGCATTTTTCTGCAACCTGCCTCAGTACGTCAAGGATCCGTATAAGAGGTACCTTGAAAACAGGTTACGCGAAAAATTTGAGTTTACCGGTGTGCCTGTTAGGATATTTTTCAGAAAAAAATAA